Proteins encoded by one window of Rutidosis leptorrhynchoides isolate AG116_Rl617_1_P2 chromosome 7, CSIRO_AGI_Rlap_v1, whole genome shotgun sequence:
- the LOC139860565 gene encoding uncharacterized protein gives MGGHGGLNILPQKRWNVYNFDNREKVRKDEEEAAKEEQLKREQSRKRDTEYRIEQLRQARGLASSSSSRQSTTTVAVAEPPVVEEPKAAEEPKKSRHINLFEGIKIFDPIHIDNNSNNKRKSLSGGDDEKRKGGFKKKKKKEEVPVILPEDEKYRLGYGLAGKGVKLPWYAVKNNDKQSIKAGGLIDDDDDDDDNCNSEKVATANNTEKKKKSVEQLREERLKREAVEKERVRALLLQQSRKEPRAFVHSDRQRVGGGYDLPESLYFHVFKVGLLESLYQQVENALKVLDISAFSDTILSNDKHQMCIIVYLCFISGKSNMLIDDNWQKEVISVMNTRVWALAFKPLAFSSLEYFDVVFLLVVRKLGLVLIRAR, from the exons ATGGGAGGTCACGGAGGTCTGAATATTCTCCCTCAGAAGCGATGGAACGTTTACAATTTTGACAATCGTGAAAAAGTTCGCAAAGATGAAGAAGAAGCCGCCAAAGAGGAACAACTCAAACGCGAACAATCTCGCAAACGCGACACCGAATATCGAATCGAACAGTTAAGGCAGGCACGCGGCTTGGCATCTTCGTCTTCTTCACGCCAATCCACGACAACTGTGGCAGTTGCCGAACCACCTGTAGTGGAAGAACCGAAAGCAGCCGAAGAGCCTAAAAAATCGAGACACATTAATCTGTTTGAAGGAATTAAGATATTTGATCCaattcatattgataataatagcaataataaaagGAAATCATTATCAGGGGGTGATGATGAGAAAAGAAAAGGGGgatttaagaagaagaagaagaaagaggaGGTACCTGTGATTTTGCCTGAAGATGAGAAATATAGGTTAGGTTATGGTCTTGCTGGTAAAGGTGTTAAGTTACCTTGGTACGCGGTTAAGAATAATGATAAACAATCAATCAAAGCAGGTggattgattgatgatgatgatgatgatgatgataactgtAATTCAGAAAAAGTTGCAACTGCAAATAATacagaaaagaaaaagaagagTGTTGAACAACTTAGAGAAGAAAGGTTGAAGAGAGAGGCTGTAGAAAAGGAAAGAGTAAGAGCTTTGCTTCTTCAACAATCACGCAAGGAGCCCAGGGCATTCGTTCATAGTGATCGACAACGTGTTGGTGGCGGATAT GACCTACCTGAATCATTATACTTTCATGTTTTTAAGGTAGGCTTACTTGAATCATTATATCAACAG GTGGAGAATGCACTTAAGGTGCTAGATATTTCTGCTTTTAGTGACACAATATTGAGTAATGACAAGCATCAG ATGTGCATTATCGTTTATCTATGCTTTATAAGTGGTAAAAGTAATATGTTAATAGACGATAACTGGCAGAAA GAGGTAATCAGTGTGATGAATACTCGAGTATGGGCTCTTGCATTTAAGCCT TTGGCCTTTTCAAGCTTGGAGTATTTTGATGTAGTCTTTCTTTTAGTTGTACGTAAATTGGGGCTTGTACTCATCAGAGCTCGTTGA
- the LOC139858625 gene encoding bifunctional adenosine 5'-phosphosulfate phosphorylase/adenylylsulfatase HINT4 — protein sequence MMAAGSSCIFCQIARSSTTTTLIHTDDKVVAFQDINPSAFRHYLVIPVEHIATVNDLRRRTEDYTLVSHMINVGQMLLSRDAPDSIQCRFGFHQPPFNSVNHLHLHCLALPYVPRWRRLKYSSLGPLGGFIEAHKLLERLKP from the exons ATGATGGCGGCCGGATCCTCCTGCATCTTTTGTCAGATTGCTCGTTCTTCAACTACAACTACACTCATTCACACA GATGACAAGGTTGTTGCGTTTCAGGACATTAATCCTTCTGCCTTTAG GCATTATTTGGTGATTCCTGTTGAACACATTGCAACTGTCAACGACCTTCGACGCAGGACAGAAGACTATACTTTGG TCAGTCACATGATAAATGTGGGGCAGATGCTGTTAAGCAGAGATGCACCTGATTCAATTCAGTGCAG ATTTGGTTTTCATCAACCTCCATTCAACAGTGTAAACCATCTGCACCTTCATTGTTTGGCACTTCCATATGTACCCAG GTGGAGAAGGTTGAAATACTCATCTTTGGGACCACTAGGTGGATTTATTGAAGCCCATAAGCTGTTGGAAAGATTGAAACCATAG
- the LOC139860566 gene encoding protein arginine N-methyltransferase 7, producing MSSSSNNGVMFQLKVDPLTGNSEWLVIQEDEDEQEQTEINHPLQQQQQPMLATTGYLDMLNDAARNKSYRNAIHSTLSKLQLHSPHVLDIGSGTGLLSMMAAQALDSSSSSKAMVTACESYLPMVKLMKKVLRANNMDSKIRVLYSRSDELQVGVDIASRANVLVSEILDSELLSEGLIPTLRHAHDNLLVDNYQTVPYRATTYGQLVESTYLWKLHDLINNEANAGDGIHLVPKGKETILGVKPQQHPMHCDAIADEIRLLSEPFKIFEFEFSKRPNSHGKTQVHIKATNDGTVHAVVSWWVLQLDDEGKIFYSTAPKWIGPLCTRDWCDHWKQCVWFSKGKGFSVSKNEEVCMDATHTDISISYEFKAHESHEFNVQESHITLSPERIAIYGDNLWRVSMLKAISYALKGKESPLCVITDDSVFLAVAFAHLSKLSQIIALFPGLRDKGLQYLQDVADENGYSMDRVQVINSRKQLTMNDTHKKKVDLLIAEPFYFGAEGMLPWHGLQFWSKRTMLDSMLSEDVCIMPCKGILKACAMSLPDLWRSRRALDNVEGFDHTMVNSTLGACGGMSSSSEIPCLPIFIWQCGEIKKLSDTFTIMEFNFMKPLSSCHAKAKVEFVESGVCHGFALWIDWVMDSTNDIIVSTGPDQRYWKQGVKLLSEPLVVGNNENVNGICSTVVNAFFDSSSGDLLVS from the exons ATGAGCAGTAGTAGTAATAATGGTGTTATGTTTCAGCTAAAGGTGGATCCCCTAACAGGTAATTCAGAATGGTTAGTCAttcaagaagatgaagatgaacaaGAACAAACAGAGATTAATCATCCgttgcagcagcagcagcagccaaTGCTTGCGACGACTGGTTACCTGGATATGCTTAATGATGCCGCAAGAAACAAATCATATCGTAACGCCATTCATTCTACACTTTCCAAGCTTCAACTTCACTCTCCTCATGTTCTTGATATCGG ATCTGGAACTGGCTTGCTATCCATGATGGCCGCACAGGCTCtcgactcatcatcatcatctaaggcAATGGTCACGGCTTGTGAATCATACCTTCCTATGGTCAAATTAATGAAGAAGGTTTTACGTGCAAATAATATGGACTCTAAAATACGTGTTCTTTATAGTAGATCAGACGAACTTCAAGTTGGTGTTGATATTGCTTCTCGTGCCAATGTTCTA GTTAGTGAAATACTGGACTCTGAACTCCTCAGTGAAGGCCTCATCCCTACTCTTCGACATGCACATGATAACCTGCTCGTTGATAATTATCAAACTGTGCCTTACAGAGCAACTACTTATGGCCAG CTGGTAGAGAGCACATATTTATGGAAGCTGCATGATCTAATTAACAATGAAGCAAATGCAGGAGACGGGATCCATCTTGTTCCAAAAGGGAAGGAGACTATTTTAGgagtcaaaccacaacaacaccCTATGCATTGTGATGCAATTGCTGACGAAATTCGACTG CTGTCAGAACCTTTCAAGATCTTTGAATTTGAGTTTTCGAAACGCCCAAACAGTCATGGAAAAACTCAGGTGCATATAAAGGCAACTAATGATGGTACCGTTCATGCTGTTGTTTCATG GTGGGTCCTTCAGCTTGATGATGAAGGGAAGATCTTTTACTCCACAGCCCCTAAATGGATTGGTCCACTCT GTACTAGGGATTGGTGTGATCACTGGAAACAGTGTGTGTGGTTTAGTAAAGGGAAAGGTTTTTCAGTTAGCAAAAACGAGGAGGTTTGCATGGATGCTACTCATACAGATATTAGCATCTCGTATGAATTTAAGGCGCACGAATCACACGAATTTAACGTGCAAGAATCACACATAACTCTCTCCCCTGAAAGAATTGCAATCTATGGTGATAACTTATGGCGAGTCTCCATGTTAAAAGCTATAAGCTATGCT TTAAAAGGGAAAGAGTCTCCTTTATGTGTTATTACAGACGATAGTGTTTTTTTAGCAGTTGCGTTTGCCCATCTTTCAAAGTTATCTCAAATAATAGCGTTGTTTCCTGGTCTTCGGGACAAGGGTTTACAATACTTGCAAGATGTTGCTGATGAAAATGGTTACTCAATGGATCGGGTACAAGTTATAAATAGTAGGAAACAATTGACGATGAATGATACTCATAAAAAAAAG GTTGATCTGTTGATAGCTGAGCCGTTTTACTTTGGTGCTGAGGGGATGCTCCCTTGGCATGGCTTGCAGTTTTG GAGCAAAAGAACGATGCTTGATTCCATGTTATCTGAAGATGTGTGCATAATGCCTTGCAAAGGGATTCTGAAGGCCTGTGCAATGTCTCTCCCG GATCTTTGGAGGAGTCGTCGTGCCCTGGATAACGTGGAAGGGTTTGATCACACAATGGTGAACTCAACTTTAGGAGCATGCGGTGGCATGTCATCCTCGAGTGAAATTCCTTGTTTACCCATCTTTATTTGGCAATGTGGAGAGATTAAG AAACTCAGTGATACATTCACTATTATGGAGTTTAATTTTATGAAGCCGTTGAGTTCATGCCATGCGAAAGCTAAG GTTGAGTTTGTGGAGTCAGGAGTGTGCCATGGGTTTGCACTTTGGATAGATTGGGTGATGGATTCAACTAACGATATCATTGTGTCAACTGGACCAG ATCAACGGTATTGGAAGCAAGGTGTGAAGCTTTTGTCGGAGCCTTTAGTAGTTGGAAACAATGAGAATGTGAATGGAATCTGTTCAACGGTTGTTAATGCATTTTTTGATTCATCCAGTGGTGACCTTTTAGTTAGTTAG